In Bradyrhizobium sp. CCBAU 051011, the following are encoded in one genomic region:
- a CDS encoding outer membrane protein: protein MKKILAALVAFVALTAAAPALGADLGGRSYYKTPPAYAAPLYNWTGFYLGGHIGGAFSGSNDFNGTVLSDSRARLLGGVQAGLDWQFAPNWVLGTEGQYSWLGKNNLTATFPGGYVYTNDQRGLGSITARIGYTWGPGLIYVKGGYAYSDNSERVTLGGVPIAFLLDGNHSNGWTVGAGLEYMVAPNWSVKGEYMYYDFGSSRFVSPVALAPFGSFHNDDHTLKLGVNYRFNFASPVVARY, encoded by the coding sequence ATGAAGAAGATCCTCGCAGCCCTCGTGGCCTTCGTCGCCCTCACCGCCGCCGCGCCCGCCCTCGGTGCCGATCTCGGCGGGCGCTCCTACTACAAGACGCCCCCGGCCTATGCGGCCCCGCTCTATAACTGGACGGGCTTCTATCTCGGCGGCCATATCGGCGGCGCCTTCAGCGGCAGCAACGATTTCAATGGCACAGTGCTGAGCGATTCCCGCGCCCGCCTGCTCGGCGGCGTTCAGGCCGGCCTCGACTGGCAGTTCGCGCCGAACTGGGTGCTCGGCACCGAGGGCCAGTATTCCTGGCTCGGCAAGAACAACCTCACCGCCACCTTCCCCGGCGGCTACGTCTACACCAACGATCAGCGCGGTCTCGGCTCGATCACGGCCCGCATCGGCTACACCTGGGGTCCGGGCCTGATCTACGTCAAAGGCGGTTATGCCTATTCCGACAACAGCGAGCGGGTGACGCTCGGCGGCGTGCCAATCGCCTTCCTGCTCGACGGCAATCACAGCAACGGCTGGACTGTCGGCGCCGGCCTCGAATACATGGTCGCCCCGAACTGGTCGGTCAAAGGCGAGTACATGTATTACGATTTCGGCAGCAGCCGCTTCGTGAGCCCCGTCGCGCTGGCGCCGTTCGGAAGCTTCCACAATGACGACCACACCCTGAAGCTCGGCGTCAATTATCGCTTCAACTTCGCAAGCCCGGTCGTGGCACGCTACTGA
- a CDS encoding DNA-binding transcriptional regulator produces MTGAELKKLRQHLGEAIGQPLSVADMAKLCGLPAADGADTIRKWEITGPTGPVAELLRILAMASDHYPILEMFNVFDRHDVPVKDRPARRQAFREQMRSDVRRRIG; encoded by the coding sequence GTGACCGGGGCCGAACTGAAGAAACTTCGACAGCATCTCGGCGAGGCCATCGGCCAGCCGCTGTCGGTGGCCGACATGGCCAAGCTCTGCGGACTGCCGGCCGCTGATGGCGCCGACACCATCCGCAAATGGGAGATCACCGGTCCGACCGGGCCGGTCGCCGAACTGCTGCGCATCCTGGCGATGGCCAGCGACCACTATCCGATCCTCGAAATGTTCAACGTGTTCGACCGCCACGACGTGCCGGTGAAAGACCGCCCGGCCCGCCGGCAGGCCTTCCGCGAGCAGATGCGCAGCGACGTGCGCCGCCGCATTGGTTAA
- a CDS encoding HD-GYP domain-containing protein, whose protein sequence is MLEPQHAVVPWLLGGDGTRIRSHGVLMVDVDLRQMPRVDQLRFILQDLAAIPEKLFVVHNLSRSMVAQAHALGATSVISRPKEAILKVAQIEAAEAAADNAAAPGLDMDEGVAAFASMFSNVRLGKPVQVADAKRATSKIINRVGRDGLSTWLDEVRRYHEGTFQHCLLVTGVAVGFALDIGFSGADVSRLGLAATLHDIGKARIPLAILDKPGRLDPEEEEIIRRHPVIGYDLLKGVAGITPEILDGVRHHHEYLDGSGYPDGLKGSEISDLVRLLTISDIFAALIESRPYRPPMPRPDAYQILCGMDGKLEGSLVKAFRNVALGSE, encoded by the coding sequence ATGCTCGAGCCGCAGCATGCCGTGGTCCCCTGGCTGCTGGGCGGTGACGGCACTCGGATCCGGTCGCACGGCGTGCTGATGGTCGACGTCGACCTGCGGCAGATGCCGCGCGTCGATCAACTCAGGTTCATTCTGCAGGACCTCGCCGCGATCCCTGAGAAGCTGTTCGTCGTTCACAATCTCTCCCGTTCGATGGTGGCGCAGGCTCATGCGCTCGGCGCGACCTCGGTCATTTCGCGCCCCAAGGAAGCCATTCTCAAGGTTGCGCAGATCGAAGCGGCGGAAGCCGCGGCGGACAACGCCGCGGCTCCGGGATTGGATATGGACGAAGGCGTGGCAGCCTTTGCCTCGATGTTTTCGAATGTGCGTCTCGGCAAGCCGGTGCAAGTCGCCGATGCGAAGCGTGCGACGTCGAAGATCATCAACCGTGTCGGGCGGGACGGATTGTCGACATGGCTCGACGAGGTGCGCCGCTATCACGAGGGCACGTTTCAGCATTGCCTGCTCGTCACCGGCGTTGCGGTCGGCTTCGCCCTCGATATCGGCTTCTCCGGCGCCGACGTATCGCGGCTCGGGCTGGCGGCGACCCTGCACGACATTGGCAAGGCGCGCATTCCGCTGGCGATCCTCGACAAGCCGGGTCGCCTCGACCCTGAGGAGGAGGAGATCATCCGGCGGCACCCCGTGATCGGATATGATCTGTTGAAGGGCGTAGCCGGCATCACTCCGGAGATTCTGGACGGTGTGCGGCACCATCACGAATATCTTGATGGTTCCGGCTATCCGGATGGGCTGAAAGGCTCGGAGATTTCCGATCTCGTCCGGTTGCTGACGATCTCTGACATCTTCGCCGCCCTCATCGAGTCGCGGCCCTACCGGCCGCCGATGCCGCGGCCCGATGCCTACCAGATCCTCTGCGGCATGGATGGCAAGCTGGAGGGATCGCTGGTCAAGGCGTTCCGCAACGTCGCGCTGGGCTCGGAATAA
- a CDS encoding HEAT repeat domain-containing protein — MPTEPTQPTTHEDIRNLASRNDVEAMDTLQKLTTASDQFLRRTALEIIGRHARGRELTASVLGALRDSSEYVRRTACAVVEQWKLVEAHDLLLPLLAEPAASTRESALRALSVIWDDADFQAVLEIYKKDPEISVRRQAASALRQQPHGENWRVLFADFFRDKLPRHRSWACELAGAHGESDILPLLAPLLDDRDGHVRRAAAHASQAIARRSQPSAN, encoded by the coding sequence GTGCCCACCGAACCAACGCAGCCAACGACGCACGAGGATATTCGCAATCTGGCGTCGCGAAACGATGTCGAGGCGATGGATACCCTTCAAAAGTTGACTACGGCAAGCGATCAGTTTCTGCGTCGCACAGCTTTGGAGATCATCGGAAGGCACGCGCGCGGGCGCGAGCTGACCGCAAGCGTTCTTGGCGCGCTTCGTGACTCTTCTGAGTATGTCAGGCGCACAGCTTGTGCGGTTGTAGAACAATGGAAGTTGGTCGAGGCGCATGATCTGCTGCTTCCCCTGCTGGCAGAGCCAGCGGCGTCCACGCGAGAGAGCGCGCTACGAGCTCTGTCCGTGATTTGGGATGACGCAGACTTTCAGGCCGTCCTCGAAATATACAAGAAAGATCCCGAAATCTCCGTTCGGCGGCAAGCTGCCTCGGCCTTGAGGCAGCAGCCTCACGGTGAAAATTGGCGTGTGCTCTTCGCTGACTTTTTCCGTGATAAGCTTCCGCGGCATCGCTCGTGGGCTTGCGAACTGGCGGGGGCTCACGGCGAATCTGACATCTTGCCGCTCCTGGCACCCCTCTTGGATGATCGAGACGGTCACGTCCGAAGAGCCGCTGCGCACGCCAGCCAGGCGATTGCACGCCGTAGCCAACCGTCGGCGAACTGA
- a CDS encoding family 16 glycosylhydrolase codes for MSDLSSRNNSGTERSTLYALLSVGCLFAAGPASAQADLAGATTKLTLQVATAILGEKCRRVEAPNAASFASVALHRTFHDDFDAHPLTDGRWASYYAGGAAWPEARYWGGEGSDFRRKTSYNGEQQIYVDPRYGGRETTPLGLDPFKVSDGILSITASRTPPALKAVLFNNEYISGILTTQSRFAQKYGYFEIRAKVPVGTGVWPAFWMLADDGGWPPEVDIMEGRGQRPGDIVMTTHWRIPETQRVERCGFDFIVPDAPTAFHDYGVLWQPDRITYFIDRQPVSEIKVPVGFHEPMYMIVNLAMGSKTLEGVGFVDGESPNIVAFEIDRISAYQIDER; via the coding sequence GTGAGTGATCTGTCGTCTCGAAACAATTCGGGAACCGAAAGATCGACGCTGTATGCTTTGCTCTCGGTCGGCTGCCTGTTTGCCGCCGGCCCGGCATCCGCGCAGGCCGATCTCGCCGGCGCGACCACGAAACTCACGCTGCAGGTCGCAACCGCCATCCTCGGCGAAAAATGCCGTCGCGTCGAGGCGCCGAACGCCGCCTCCTTCGCATCGGTAGCACTGCACCGGACCTTTCACGACGATTTCGACGCGCATCCGTTAACGGACGGTAGATGGGCGTCTTACTACGCCGGCGGCGCTGCCTGGCCGGAAGCGCGTTATTGGGGTGGCGAGGGGTCCGATTTCAGGCGCAAGACCAGCTATAATGGCGAACAGCAGATCTATGTCGATCCGCGTTATGGCGGGCGCGAAACGACGCCGCTCGGCCTCGATCCGTTCAAGGTCAGCGACGGCATTCTCTCGATCACAGCCAGCCGCACCCCGCCGGCGCTGAAGGCCGTGCTGTTCAACAATGAATATATCTCGGGCATCCTGACGACCCAGAGCCGGTTTGCCCAGAAGTACGGCTACTTCGAAATCCGCGCCAAGGTACCGGTCGGCACCGGCGTGTGGCCGGCGTTCTGGATGCTGGCCGATGACGGCGGCTGGCCGCCCGAAGTCGACATCATGGAGGGCCGCGGGCAGCGGCCGGGCGACATCGTGATGACGACGCATTGGCGGATACCGGAGACGCAGCGCGTGGAACGCTGCGGGTTTGACTTCATTGTGCCGGACGCCCCGACCGCGTTCCACGACTACGGCGTGCTGTGGCAGCCGGATCGCATCACCTATTTCATCGACCGACAGCCGGTCTCCGAGATCAAGGTCCCGGTCGGCTTCCACGAACCCATGTACATGATCGTGAACCTTGCGATGGGCTCGAAGACTCTCGAGGGCGTGGGCTTCGTCGACGGCGAATCTCCCAATATTGTCGCATTCGAGATCGACAGGATATCCGCCTACCAAATCGACGAACGCTGA
- a CDS encoding FAD-dependent oxidoreductase, with amino-acid sequence MSADTTAGPATGAATNAFPRYEQTFPALTPPEIERMRRFGELRSYKDGEALFETGKQGPGMFVVLSGDVAITQRDGLGHVTPIIDQGPGQFLAEIGQLSGRPALVDGHAEGDVETLLIPPDQLRALLVAEAELGERIMRALILRRVSLIQGGAGGPVLIGPPSLGDMARLQNFLGRNGQPYHVLDPATDRDAADLVARYASSRAELPLVVIADGRVLRNPSEPAIAYAIGMIGDHNHEKLYDVAVVGSGPAGLATAVYAASEGLSVAVFDSRAFGGQAGASARIENYLGFPTGITGQALTGRAFTQAQKFGADMLIPVSINSLDCSRPDGVFALATDCGKTMRAKSVVVASGARYRRPEIENLAKFEGRGVWYWASPIEAKLCVDQDVVLVGGGNSAGQAAVFLSAHARKVYMIIRGGGLGASMSRYLIERIEATPNIELMFNTEVVGLEGDAEAALTRLRWRSRLAPEEHTLDIRNLFLFVGADPATTWLEGCGVMVDRGGFVVTGTQCTQKDGRSASPLETSVPGVFAVGDVRSGSVKRVGGAIGEGAQVVAALHGFLADSMKPAL; translated from the coding sequence ATGAGTGCAGACACCACGGCTGGTCCGGCGACCGGCGCGGCGACCAACGCGTTTCCACGTTACGAGCAGACATTTCCGGCGCTGACGCCTCCCGAAATCGAGCGCATGCGCCGGTTCGGCGAGCTGCGCAGCTACAAGGACGGCGAAGCCCTGTTCGAGACCGGCAAGCAGGGGCCCGGCATGTTCGTTGTGCTGTCAGGCGATGTCGCGATCACCCAGCGCGACGGCCTCGGTCATGTCACGCCCATCATCGATCAGGGGCCGGGGCAATTTTTGGCCGAGATTGGCCAGCTTTCGGGCCGTCCCGCACTGGTCGACGGCCATGCCGAAGGCGATGTCGAGACGCTGTTGATCCCGCCGGATCAATTGCGGGCGCTGCTGGTCGCGGAAGCCGAACTTGGCGAGCGGATCATGCGGGCGCTGATCCTGCGCCGGGTCAGCCTGATCCAGGGCGGCGCCGGCGGCCCGGTATTGATCGGACCGCCTTCGCTCGGCGACATGGCGCGGCTGCAGAATTTTCTGGGGCGTAACGGCCAGCCCTACCACGTTCTCGATCCCGCCACCGACAGGGACGCCGCCGACCTCGTCGCGCGCTATGCCAGCTCGCGCGCCGAGCTGCCGCTGGTCGTGATTGCCGACGGGCGGGTGCTGCGCAATCCGTCGGAGCCGGCGATCGCCTACGCGATCGGCATGATCGGTGACCACAATCATGAAAAGCTTTACGACGTAGCGGTCGTCGGCAGCGGCCCGGCGGGCCTTGCCACCGCCGTCTATGCGGCTTCCGAAGGATTGTCGGTCGCGGTGTTCGACTCGCGGGCGTTCGGCGGCCAGGCCGGCGCCAGCGCCAGGATCGAAAACTATCTTGGCTTCCCGACCGGCATCACCGGCCAGGCACTGACCGGGCGCGCCTTCACCCAGGCGCAGAAATTCGGCGCCGACATGCTGATCCCGGTCTCGATCAATTCGCTCGATTGCAGCCGCCCCGATGGCGTCTTTGCGCTGGCGACCGATTGCGGGAAAACGATGCGCGCCAAATCCGTCGTGGTGGCGAGCGGCGCGCGCTATCGCCGGCCGGAGATCGAGAACCTCGCGAAGTTCGAAGGCCGCGGCGTCTGGTACTGGGCCTCGCCGATCGAGGCCAAGCTGTGCGTCGATCAGGATGTCGTGCTGGTCGGCGGCGGCAATTCCGCAGGGCAAGCCGCGGTGTTCCTGTCTGCCCACGCGCGCAAGGTCTACATGATCATCCGCGGCGGCGGGCTCGGCGCCAGCATGTCGCGCTATCTGATCGAGCGCATCGAGGCGACCCCCAACATCGAATTGATGTTCAATACCGAAGTGGTCGGCCTCGAAGGCGACGCCGAAGCGGCGCTGACGCGCCTGCGCTGGCGCAGCCGCCTCGCCCCGGAAGAACACACGCTCGATATCCGTAACTTGTTTCTGTTCGTCGGCGCCGATCCGGCAACGACATGGCTCGAAGGATGCGGCGTCATGGTCGATCGCGGCGGCTTCGTGGTGACGGGCACGCAATGCACCCAGAAGGACGGGCGGTCCGCCTCGCCGCTGGAAACCTCGGTGCCCGGCGTGTTCGCCGTCGGCGACGTGCGCTCCGGCTCGGTCAAGCGCGTCGGCGGCGCGATCGGCGAGGGCGCGCAGGTGGTGGCGGCGCTGCACGGCTTTCTCGCCGATAGCATGAAGCCGGCGCTTTAG
- a CDS encoding methyl-accepting chemotaxis protein: protein MAVQSTLRDKGFRFGVRGSLFAAFAVIAGMAIVISAGAGLMLGRLGGTMVDLSGRDIPRLAASLQLSAQSASLASQGPAVLAARSEQALSDRTRKMKETQTVALQKLGEIVELGADKAVVAALTENMKNLDEVIKSLSSAAQERLELAAQHERLYEAVRKAQRRFISAAGPAAIDAQTELYSIYAAPSFSQADAIKAHKTADQLADIAASGNMMAFDMIAALSATNGDTLETIGKEFRTAQARVKANAEQLPKTTAMNVVRKATLDLLALAEGKTGVFKVRQQELDADDYGQTILEETRKLNVGLGISVQQLVDAVQKETNAAAWQARQDISFGTMVMLALGVMTLVGSVLFVWLYVGRNILRRISNLQHSMQLLSSGDLETQVYQTHHQDEIGVMADSLQVFRESMIQSRALSAEQDKDRIVKAERANRMEARIVEFESTVRTALDSLQTAAGSMQSTAQSMSATADQSSALVTAVATAAEQTSANVQTVSSGTEELSSSIEEIGRQVITSSEIARKAVQDAGATDATMQGLADNAARISVVVDLIQTIASQTNLLALNATIEAARAGDAGRGFAVVASEVKSLANQTAKATDEIRQQIVSMQTVTESAVSAIRNISSTIAEINEVTTAIAAAVEEQGAATREIARNIQHAAGGTSEVSNNIVGVSSASAQAETAADEVLTASDALRREADVLRAEIDAFLSNIRAA from the coding sequence ATGGCGGTACAATCGACTTTGCGAGACAAGGGTTTTCGCTTCGGCGTCAGGGGCAGTCTGTTTGCCGCATTCGCCGTCATCGCCGGCATGGCGATCGTCATCTCGGCCGGCGCCGGCCTGATGCTCGGGCGGCTCGGCGGGACCATGGTGGACTTGAGCGGACGCGACATTCCCCGCCTCGCCGCCAGCCTGCAACTTTCGGCGCAGAGCGCGAGCCTTGCCAGCCAGGGACCGGCGGTACTGGCCGCGCGCAGCGAACAGGCGCTGAGCGATCGTACCCGGAAAATGAAGGAGACCCAGACGGTCGCGCTGCAGAAGCTCGGCGAGATCGTCGAGCTCGGCGCCGACAAGGCGGTGGTTGCCGCACTCACCGAGAACATGAAAAACCTCGACGAGGTAATCAAGAGCCTCAGCTCGGCCGCGCAGGAGCGGCTCGAACTGGCCGCCCAGCATGAAAGACTGTACGAGGCCGTGCGCAAGGCGCAAAGGCGCTTCATTTCCGCCGCCGGCCCAGCCGCGATCGACGCCCAGACCGAGCTCTACAGCATCTACGCCGCCCCTAGCTTTTCCCAAGCCGATGCCATCAAGGCCCACAAGACGGCTGACCAGCTCGCCGACATCGCCGCCAGCGGCAATATGATGGCGTTCGACATGATCGCCGCGCTGTCGGCGACCAACGGCGATACGCTGGAGACCATTGGCAAGGAATTCCGCACCGCGCAGGCGCGCGTGAAGGCGAATGCCGAGCAGTTGCCGAAGACCACTGCGATGAATGTCGTCCGGAAGGCAACGTTGGACCTGCTGGCGCTCGCCGAGGGCAAGACCGGCGTCTTCAAGGTCCGCCAGCAGGAGCTGGACGCCGACGATTACGGCCAGACCATTCTGGAGGAAACCCGCAAGCTCAATGTCGGTCTCGGCATCAGCGTGCAGCAACTGGTCGACGCCGTGCAGAAGGAAACCAACGCTGCCGCCTGGCAGGCGCGTCAGGATATCTCGTTCGGCACCATGGTCATGCTCGCCCTCGGCGTGATGACGCTGGTCGGATCGGTGCTGTTCGTCTGGCTCTATGTCGGCCGCAACATCCTGCGGCGGATCAGCAACCTGCAGCACTCGATGCAACTGCTGTCCAGCGGCGATCTCGAAACCCAGGTCTATCAGACCCACCACCAGGACGAGATCGGCGTCATGGCGGATTCGCTGCAGGTGTTCCGCGAGAGCATGATCCAGAGCCGCGCGCTGTCCGCCGAACAGGACAAGGACCGCATCGTCAAGGCCGAGCGCGCCAACCGCATGGAAGCCCGTATCGTCGAGTTCGAAAGCACCGTTCGCACGGCGCTCGACAGCCTGCAGACCGCGGCGGGCTCGATGCAGTCGACGGCGCAAAGCATGTCGGCGACCGCCGATCAATCCAGCGCGCTGGTGACCGCGGTGGCCACCGCCGCCGAGCAGACCTCGGCCAATGTGCAGACCGTGTCGTCGGGCACCGAGGAACTGTCCTCCTCGATCGAGGAGATCGGCCGTCAGGTCATCACCTCGTCGGAGATTGCCCGCAAGGCGGTCCAGGACGCCGGCGCCACCGACGCCACCATGCAGGGACTTGCCGACAATGCGGCGCGGATCAGCGTCGTGGTCGATCTGATCCAGACGATTGCCTCGCAGACCAACCTTCTGGCGCTCAACGCCACCATCGAAGCGGCGCGCGCCGGCGATGCCGGCCGCGGCTTCGCGGTGGTCGCATCCGAAGTGAAGAGCCTCGCCAACCAGACGGCAAAGGCCACCGACGAGATCCGCCAGCAGATCGTCAGCATGCAGACGGTGACGGAGAGCGCGGTGTCCGCGATCCGCAACATCAGCAGCACGATCGCCGAGATCAACGAGGTGACCACCGCAATCGCGGCCGCGGTCGAGGAACAGGGTGCGGCGACGCGCGAGATCGCGCGCAACATCCAGCACGCCGCCGGCGGCACCAGCGAAGTCTCCAACAACATCGTCGGCGTCTCCAGCGCCTCGGCGCAGGCCGAGACCGCCGCCGACGAAGTGCTGACCGCCTCCGACGCGCTGCGCCGCGAGGCCGACGTGCTGCGCGCGGAAATCGACGCGTTCCTGTCGAATATCCGGGCGGCGTAG
- a CDS encoding MBL fold metallo-hydrolase encodes MHSKTDTVQSSAEALRYPFESHPGHDQVVEVVPGVLWVRLKLPFRLNHVNIYLLADGDGWAMVDSGFGNEETIAAWTALFEGPLRHVKVTRLIVTHSHPDHVGLAGWITERFDCPLQMSQVEYLQSVYHQNRGTEERRNAQRLFFRRHGMDESLTDKLLGRGQDYLKRVSVLPPSYRRISHGDEVVIGTRRFKVITGGGHALDQVMLYCAADKLFLSADQVLSKISPNVSVWAVEPDQNSLGEYLASLASLTTTLPYDVMVLPGHGVPFYGLKTRIKQLADHHEDRCRLIAEACREVPQTSKELVPVVFHKHVLDEHQMGFAAGELVAHVNYMLVEGRLTCEVSDGILRFRTT; translated from the coding sequence ATGCATTCGAAAACCGACACGGTGCAGTCCTCGGCCGAGGCACTGCGATACCCCTTCGAGAGCCATCCCGGCCACGATCAGGTCGTCGAGGTGGTGCCCGGCGTGCTCTGGGTCCGCCTCAAGCTGCCGTTCCGGCTCAACCATGTGAACATCTACCTGCTGGCCGACGGCGACGGCTGGGCGATGGTCGATTCCGGCTTCGGCAATGAGGAAACCATCGCGGCCTGGACCGCCCTGTTCGAGGGGCCGCTCCGGCACGTGAAGGTCACGCGGCTGATCGTCACCCATTCGCATCCCGATCACGTCGGCCTTGCCGGGTGGATCACCGAGCGCTTCGACTGCCCGCTGCAGATGTCGCAGGTCGAATATCTGCAATCGGTCTATCACCAGAACCGCGGCACCGAGGAGCGGCGCAACGCGCAGCGGCTGTTCTTCCGCCGACACGGCATGGACGAGAGCCTGACCGACAAATTGCTCGGCCGCGGCCAGGATTATCTGAAGCGGGTCTCGGTGCTGCCGCCGTCCTATCGCCGCATCTCGCATGGCGACGAGGTCGTGATCGGCACGCGGCGCTTCAAGGTCATCACCGGCGGCGGCCATGCGCTCGACCAGGTGATGCTGTATTGCGCCGCCGACAAGCTGTTCCTCTCCGCCGACCAGGTGCTGAGCAAGATCTCGCCCAATGTCAGCGTCTGGGCGGTCGAGCCCGACCAGAATTCGCTCGGGGAATATCTGGCCTCGCTCGCCAGCCTCACCACCACGCTGCCCTATGACGTGATGGTGCTGCCCGGCCACGGCGTGCCGTTCTATGGGCTGAAGACCCGCATCAAGCAGCTTGCCGATCATCACGAGGACCGCTGCCGCCTGATCGCGGAAGCCTGCCGGGAAGTGCCGCAGACCTCCAAGGAGCTGGTGCCGGTCGTGTTCCACAAGCACGTGCTGGACGAGCACCAGATGGGCTTTGCCGCCGGCGAGCTGGTCGCGCATGTCAATTACATGCTGGTCGAGGGGCGCCTGACCTGCGAGGTCTCAGACGGCATACTGCGATTCCGCACCACCTGA
- a CDS encoding GH1 family beta-glucosidase → MFGKFSRRHFAKLAGLSALGMAARPAEAAAQAAADRPAPASFPKDFVWGTATSSYQIEGAVNEDGRGRSIWDTFSHTPGKIEDGTTGDRANEHYHRYKEDIGLIREVGAKAYRFSIAWPRVFPEGTGKPNDKGLDFYDRLIDELLRQGIEPYATLYHWDLPQALEDKVGGWRSSETSKAFGDYAGVVAARISDRVRSIFTINEAGRFVNFGYGWGVDAPGLKLPDADVNQVRHHVALAHGLAVQAIRAHGRKGTKVGPAENIAACVPAFDTPENVRAAEIATRELNSGFLGVILEGKYADGFLQFAGKNAPKFTDAELKIISQPNDFVGLNIYAPQFYIAASDKAPGWSVLPFPASFPHMNSEWLRVGPETIYWAPRLAAKVWNIETIYISENGTSSEDKLRADGQVYDLDRIMYLRNYLRQLQRATSEGVPVRGYFLWSLMDNFEWIFGYEKRFGLYHVDFETQRRTPKLSVAFYRDVVARNAIGV, encoded by the coding sequence ATGTTCGGAAAATTCTCGCGCCGGCATTTTGCAAAGCTGGCGGGCCTGTCCGCCCTTGGCATGGCGGCGCGTCCGGCTGAAGCCGCCGCGCAAGCAGCAGCCGACCGGCCCGCGCCGGCGAGCTTTCCGAAAGACTTCGTGTGGGGCACCGCCACCTCGTCCTATCAGATCGAGGGCGCCGTCAATGAAGACGGCCGCGGCCGCTCGATCTGGGACACCTTTTCCCACACGCCGGGCAAGATCGAGGACGGCACCACCGGCGACCGCGCCAACGAACATTATCACCGCTACAAGGAAGACATCGGCCTGATCAGGGAAGTGGGCGCAAAAGCCTACCGGTTTTCGATCGCGTGGCCGCGGGTGTTTCCCGAAGGCACCGGCAAGCCGAACGACAAGGGCCTCGACTTCTACGACCGCCTCATCGACGAACTGCTCAGGCAGGGCATCGAGCCCTACGCGACGCTCTATCATTGGGACCTGCCGCAGGCGCTCGAGGACAAGGTCGGCGGCTGGCGGTCCAGCGAAACGTCAAAGGCATTCGGCGATTACGCCGGCGTTGTGGCGGCGCGTATCAGTGATCGCGTCAGATCGATCTTCACGATCAACGAGGCCGGAAGGTTCGTGAATTTCGGCTACGGCTGGGGCGTCGATGCCCCCGGGCTCAAGCTGCCGGACGCTGATGTCAATCAGGTCCGCCACCATGTGGCGCTGGCGCATGGCCTTGCCGTGCAGGCGATCCGCGCCCATGGGCGCAAAGGCACCAAGGTAGGGCCGGCGGAGAACATCGCGGCCTGCGTGCCGGCGTTCGACACGCCGGAAAACGTCCGCGCCGCAGAGATCGCGACGCGCGAATTGAATTCAGGCTTCCTCGGCGTCATCCTGGAAGGCAAATACGCCGACGGCTTCCTGCAGTTCGCCGGCAAGAACGCACCGAAATTCACCGATGCCGAATTGAAGATCATCTCGCAGCCGAACGATTTCGTCGGCCTCAACATCTACGCGCCGCAATTCTATATCGCCGCTTCCGACAAGGCGCCGGGCTGGAGCGTGCTGCCCTTCCCCGCCTCATTCCCGCACATGAATTCGGAATGGCTGCGCGTCGGCCCGGAGACGATCTACTGGGCGCCGCGGCTAGCGGCAAAGGTCTGGAATATCGAGACGATCTATATCAGCGAGAACGGCACCTCGTCGGAAGACAAGCTTCGCGCCGACGGCCAGGTCTACGACCTCGATCGCATCATGTACTTGCGCAACTACTTGCGGCAATTGCAGCGCGCGACGTCGGAGGGCGTGCCAGTGCGCGGCTATTTCCTCTGGAGCCTGATGGACAATTTCGAATGGATCTTCGGCTACGAGAAGCGCTTCGGGCTCTATCACGTCGACTTCGAGACGCAGCGGCGGACGCCGAAACTCAGCGTCGCCTTCTATCGCGACGTGGTGGCGCGGAACGCGATCGGCGTCTGA